A genome region from Schlesneria paludicola DSM 18645 includes the following:
- a CDS encoding glutamate mutase L: MTSSRQDHHSHAKPVIDPDSLQVILATDCGSTTTKAILIEKIDGVYRQTFRGEAPTTVEEPTADVTMGVVNAATEVGELAGRRLIDDQGQIIRPARGNEGCDLYISTSSAGGGLQMLVAGVVREMTAASAERAALGAGAIVMETLASNDKRKPYEQIQRIRELRPDMILLAGGTDGGTKSHVVQLAELIAPAKPQPRFGGQYKMPVIYAGNQQAAALVEDVLGDAVELSVVPNLRPILERENLGPARDRVHDLFLEHVMAHAPGYDKLIAWADAPIMPTPGAVGDILKTIADRHGINAVGVDIGGATTDVFSVFGGTFNRTVSANLGMSYSISNVLAEATLPKILRWIPYDCDERALRNRVKNKMIRPTTIPQTLDALMFEQAVAREALRLSYLQHKEFATTLVGVQRQRSIGDAFGQQSGPRSIVDNMALDLLVASGGVLSHAPRMEQTVMMLIDSFEPEGITRLAKDSIFMMPHLGVLASVHPRAAMEVFERDCLVYLGTCIAPAGKAKVGESICRYRFTDSRYESGDLICGDVNRIPLGVGESAEIHLEPARGFDVGSGLGKPRTATVHGGVVGLVMDGRGRPLELPADRDACRQAVTKWNRAMNMYPE, from the coding sequence ATGACATCCAGCCGCCAAGATCACCATTCTCACGCGAAGCCTGTGATCGATCCTGATTCGCTTCAGGTGATTCTGGCAACGGATTGCGGCAGTACGACGACCAAGGCGATTCTCATCGAGAAAATCGATGGCGTTTATCGTCAGACGTTTCGGGGTGAAGCCCCCACGACGGTGGAAGAGCCAACGGCCGATGTCACGATGGGTGTCGTCAATGCCGCCACGGAAGTGGGCGAGCTTGCCGGTCGTCGCTTGATCGATGATCAGGGACAGATCATTCGCCCCGCGAGGGGCAACGAGGGGTGTGACCTTTATATCTCGACGTCCAGTGCAGGTGGTGGTCTGCAAATGCTGGTGGCGGGGGTCGTGCGCGAGATGACGGCCGCCAGCGCGGAACGGGCCGCATTGGGGGCCGGTGCCATCGTGATGGAGACGCTGGCATCGAACGACAAACGAAAACCCTACGAGCAGATTCAGCGAATCCGCGAACTGCGTCCAGACATGATCTTGCTGGCCGGGGGAACGGACGGCGGAACCAAATCGCATGTGGTCCAGCTTGCGGAACTGATCGCACCCGCCAAGCCACAGCCGCGCTTCGGCGGTCAGTACAAGATGCCAGTGATCTATGCGGGAAATCAGCAGGCCGCCGCGCTCGTGGAAGATGTGCTCGGCGATGCGGTTGAGCTGTCGGTTGTGCCGAACCTTCGTCCGATTCTGGAACGCGAGAACCTCGGCCCCGCGCGGGATCGGGTGCACGATCTGTTTCTTGAGCACGTGATGGCGCATGCGCCGGGTTACGACAAATTGATTGCGTGGGCCGACGCCCCGATCATGCCGACTCCCGGTGCCGTCGGCGACATCTTGAAAACGATTGCGGACAGGCATGGAATCAACGCGGTCGGTGTCGATATTGGTGGGGCAACGACTGACGTTTTTTCGGTGTTCGGTGGAACTTTCAACCGGACGGTCAGCGCGAATCTGGGAATGAGTTATTCGATTTCGAATGTCCTGGCCGAGGCGACGCTGCCGAAAATTCTGCGCTGGATTCCCTATGACTGCGACGAGCGAGCGCTGCGAAATCGAGTGAAGAATAAAATGATCCGCCCCACGACGATCCCTCAAACGCTCGACGCGTTGATGTTCGAGCAGGCGGTTGCAAGGGAAGCTCTTCGGCTCTCATACCTTCAGCACAAAGAGTTTGCGACGACATTGGTCGGGGTGCAGCGCCAACGATCCATCGGCGACGCCTTCGGGCAGCAATCGGGGCCCCGTTCGATCGTCGATAACATGGCGCTCGATCTGCTGGTTGCATCGGGTGGTGTGTTGTCGCATGCACCTCGGATGGAGCAGACCGTCATGATGCTGATTGATTCGTTCGAACCCGAAGGGATCACACGGCTCGCAAAAGACAGCATCTTTATGATGCCGCATCTTGGGGTGCTCGCCTCGGTTCATCCGCGCGCTGCGATGGAAGTCTTTGAACGAGACTGCCTGGTCTATCTTGGGACCTGCATTGCCCCCGCTGGGAAGGCTAAGGTTGGCGAGTCAATTTGCCGGTATCGGTTTACAGATTCCCGATACGAGTCTGGTGACCTGATTTGCGGTGACGTGAATCGAATTCCGTTAGGTGTCGGGGAATCGGCCGAGATTCATCTGGAGCCGGCTCGAGGATTTGACGTCGGCTCAGGGCTCGGCAAGCCGCGGACCGCGACGGTGCATGGTGGAGTTGTCGGACTTGTCATGGATGGACGAGGCCGTCCGCTCGAACTGCCCGCAGATCGTGATGCCTGCCGACAGGCGGTGACCAAATGGAACCGCGCCATGAATATGTATCCGGAATAA